TTTTTGACGGTCACAAGGTTGAAGATCACTAGACCACACGGCATACCAATCACTACAACAAGGATACCAAATCATGAATAAAAACATAGATCTGAACAATCTGCAGAACGAAGGGGTCGAGAACGTACCGATGCAGGAGCGCCGGGATTTCCTCAAGATGGGTCTGGCCATTACCGGTATTTTTGCCGGCGGCACCCTGTTTTCCGCCATCTCAACCTTCAACAGCGCCCACGCCTCTGACTTTGCCAAGAAATACCCCTACAAGCCCCATTACAGCATGGTGATGCAACAGCACCGCTGTATCGACTGCGAGCGCTGTATGGAGGCCTGCGTGGCCACCAACCATGTGCCGCAGGTACACGGGGCCTACCGCACCACCATCCTTGAAAAGGAAACTCCGGATGCCGTGGGCGGCAAGCGTGAATTTATTCCAATTCTCTGCAACCAGTGCAACCTTCCGCAATGTACCCGGGTCTGCCCCACCAAGGCCACCTACAAGGACAAGACCACCGGCATCGTGCTGATGGATATCAAAAAGTGCATCGGTTGTCTGACGTGCCAGGAAGGCTGTCCCTACAACGCCCGCTACTTCAACGAGCACAAAAAGGCGGTTGACAAGTGTAACTTCTGCTGGGATACCCGCCTTTCCAAAGGTGAAAAAGACACGGCCTGTGCCCACGCCTGTCCGGCAGACGTGCGCGTCTTTGGTGACCTGTCAAACCAGGAAGACCGGGTCTTCAAAATCGTCCACCAGATCGAGCGTCCGGTATGGGTTCTACGGCCCGAGGCAGGCACCCGTCCCAACGTGTTCTATACCAAAGGATAACCAACACTATTTCTTTTACGAGGATTCTACGCTATGACGATACGCACACTGTTTATGACCGCTGTAGCCGCACTGTCCCTGGCAGCCGGAGTTGCCGTTGCCGCCAGCTACCCTGAGGCTCCGATCGTCTATGACAAGCCGGTTCGTGGAGTGATCTTCTCCCACAAGGTTCACGTTGACAAAGGCCTGGGCTGTGACATGTGCCACAACCACCTCTTTGAACAGCAGGCCAAAAAAGTTCAGGCCAATAAGGACTTCGTCATGGAGTCGCTCTACCAAGGAAAATACTGCGGCGCCTGCCACAACGGCTCGTTGGCCTTCGCCTCCAACACCCGCTGCGCCACCTGCCATATTGGCGTAAAAGGAGATGAGCGTTCAAAGAATGGCGGCAAGGCGGAGAAAAAGGGGCACTAAGTCCACCAGCTCAACGATACAAAGAAAGGCGCCTACCGTTTCCGGTGGCGCCTTTCTTTGTATCAGCCTGTTGTGCTATTGAGGTACACTATAACTCCTCAAACGTCTCCTCGCCATTCTCCTGATCTGCAAGGTCATCAACCTCATCAATCCGGTCTTCCTTCAATGCCTGCAGAAAACGCCGGTTTTCACCAAGAGTCCTGGAGACCTCCTGCAGCAAAGACTCCAGCTGTTCATCCTTCGGCGGGTCAACCGTCATACCTTACCCGCCAAGCCCATCCAGATAGCGTTCAGCGTCCAGGGCCGCCATGCAGCCGGTACCGGCCGAGGTAATGGCCTGACGGTAGGTATAATCCTGCACATCACCGGCAGCAAAGATACCGGGAATGCTGGTCTGGGTGGCAAAGCCGTCGGAGCCGCCTTTAGTCCTGAGGTAACCGTCCTTCATCTCCAGCTGACCATCAAAGATTGCAGTGTTGGGTGAGTGGCCGATGGCAACAAACACGCCATCCAGCTTGATCTCCTTGGTGGAACCGTCGCGAACATCCTTGATCCGCATACCTGTCACCCCCATGGCATCACCAAGGACCTCATCAAGGACATGAAACCACTCGATGGTGACCTTGCCCTCTGCAGCCCTCGCCTTCAGCTTGTCTGCCAGGATCTTTTCAGAACGAAACTGATCACGACGATGCACCACCGTCACATGACTGGCGATGTTGGCCAGGTACAGGGCTTCCTCAACGGCGGTATTGCCGCCGCCGATCACCGCGACCGGCTTGTTGCGATAGAAAAAACCGTCACAGGTGGCACAGGCTGAGACACCTTTCCCTTTGAAGGCCTCTTCAGACGGCAGCCCCAGGTAGCGGGCCGAAGCGCCGGTGGCAATAATCAAGGCATCACAGCTGTAGCGGCCACCATCCCCCTGCAGGATAAAGGGGCGCTGCGTCAAGTCTGTACTCACAATTGTGTCATAGATGATCTGTGTATTGAATCGTTCGGCATGCTGACGCATCCGCTCCATCAGATCCGGTCCCTGCACCCCTTCAAAATCACCGGGCCAGTTATCTACCTCGGTAGTTGTGGTCAGCTGCCCACCAGGCTGCAGACCGGCGATCAGGACCGGATTCAGATTTGCCCGGGCCGCATAGACAGCAGCCGTATACCCGGCAGGGCCGGAACCAAGGATGATCAGACGATGATGTTGCATCTCAGCCATATAACCTCCCAAAAATAAAACTATCCCCTGCAACACTGCAAGGGATAGGTACTCAACTGGTATGACAGTGTATCGTTATTCCGCCTTGGTTCGCAATCCTGCGGCGATATTGAAGTCTATATCCACCACAATAGTCAGCTTGTCCTTGTCAGGATCAGCCATCACTTCAAAGAGCCGTTTATCAATAAAAAGACTTAGATTGAGAATGTCTTGCTTTAAGGCTGTTGGCAGCGGGTTTTCCGGATCGGAAAGTTCGGCCTGAAAGAAACTCCAGACCTTCTGGTTGAATTTAATCGCCTCAAGCAGCTTTTCATCACGGTCTGGCGCAGCCCAGTTTTCCTGCACCTGCTTTAACATCAGACCGGCACGGGTCAGTACCGACGCCTCAAGCTCGCGACCTGAAAGGGTCTCTTTCTGCATACTGGTGTAGCTGTTAAGTGCTGTCTGGCTCATCCGTTATGACTCCTTCTGCAATTTTGTTTCATAATAAACAATTCCAAGGGGAAATCAAGCCTGCCTTCTAAAACACTTCGCCTTTCCAGGCTTCATACTGATCAGCAGTCGGATCCATCGACTTACCGTTCGCATCTTTCCCCAAAAATTTAAAGACAAGGTGGCTGGGATCAAGAATGCCTCCTTCAGTTATAGGATCAAAAGTACCTCCGTTGGTATCTGCCTTTTGACGTAGCGTAAAGGTCAGGGTTGCCTGTCGGGTTGTCGGATCATAGGAGACACTTTTGGGAAGATAAGGCACCGAGGTATCCCGTGCGCTGTATAATCCATTGTTGTAGAGACCTGTGGTACCACCAGATGCCTTGCTGATCCGCCAGTTCAGCGGGTCCACCACTGAGCTGATATCCATTTCTGAATCAAAGGCAAATTTTACGGTAAAGTCTTTAGTTGCACTGGGCTCCATAAACGCCGACGAAAGTGCCACCAGATTCACAGCCGACAAATCAAGCTTCAAAGAGCTCTTGGTACTGTTGTAGTAGGAAATCTTTGGCTGCTTGATCTCTGCAGCCAGCTCTTCAGCTGAGAGCAACGAATCTGACGTGGCAATTTCAGTCAGCGTATCAACAATTTCCTGGGCCTTGTCCTTTTCTCCAAGCCCTGCGTACGCCCTGCCGAGTTCAAGCAGAGCCGGCGAAAAATCTGCCTTGAGATCTGTGGCCTTTTGAAGTGCCTCAACTGCTTCGTCGTATTTTTCCTGTCCGTTCAGCGCCATTCCCAAGGCATAATAACCGTTGCCGTCCTTGGGCTCCAGCTTGATAACCTGCCGGAAATTGGCCTCGGCCGAAGTATAATCCCCATTTTGAGCCTGTAACTGACCCAGCATGTAATATGCCAAGGTGTTCTGATTATTCTGTTTAATGCCGTCCTTGAGAACCTTTTCAGCCTCGCTCTTCTGACCATTATCAATATAGACACCAGCCAGAGTGGTGTAAACCGTATCCTGGGTCTTATCCACCTTCAGAGACATCTTGTAGGCATCAATCGCCTCTTTACGCTTACCCAGGCGGGCATAAGCATCGCCCTGATACGTATAAGCCTCGGTAAGATCGGGCTGCATGGCAGCGGCCTGCCTGAAAGCTGAGGCGGCCTCGCTGTACTTCTGGCTCTGCATCAGATTGATACCACTCGAAAGCAAGGTATTAGCGACATTTGTGCGAAGGTCTGCTGCAGAAGTCAGCGCAGAAAACATTTTCTG
Above is a window of Trichlorobacter lovleyi SZ DNA encoding:
- a CDS encoding 4Fe-4S dicluster domain-containing protein, with protein sequence MNKNIDLNNLQNEGVENVPMQERRDFLKMGLAITGIFAGGTLFSAISTFNSAHASDFAKKYPYKPHYSMVMQQHRCIDCERCMEACVATNHVPQVHGAYRTTILEKETPDAVGGKREFIPILCNQCNLPQCTRVCPTKATYKDKTTGIVLMDIKKCIGCLTCQEGCPYNARYFNEHKKAVDKCNFCWDTRLSKGEKDTACAHACPADVRVFGDLSNQEDRVFKIVHQIERPVWVLRPEAGTRPNVFYTKG
- a CDS encoding cytochrome c3 family protein, which encodes MTIRTLFMTAVAALSLAAGVAVAASYPEAPIVYDKPVRGVIFSHKVHVDKGLGCDMCHNHLFEQQAKKVQANKDFVMESLYQGKYCGACHNGSLAFASNTRCATCHIGVKGDERSKNGGKAEKKGH
- the trxB gene encoding thioredoxin-disulfide reductase, producing MAEMQHHRLIILGSGPAGYTAAVYAARANLNPVLIAGLQPGGQLTTTTEVDNWPGDFEGVQGPDLMERMRQHAERFNTQIIYDTIVSTDLTQRPFILQGDGGRYSCDALIIATGASARYLGLPSEEAFKGKGVSACATCDGFFYRNKPVAVIGGGNTAVEEALYLANIASHVTVVHRRDQFRSEKILADKLKARAAEGKVTIEWFHVLDEVLGDAMGVTGMRIKDVRDGSTKEIKLDGVFVAIGHSPNTAIFDGQLEMKDGYLRTKGGSDGFATQTSIPGIFAAGDVQDYTYRQAITSAGTGCMAALDAERYLDGLGG
- the flaF gene encoding flagellar biosynthesis regulator FlaF → MSQTALNSYTSMQKETLSGRELEASVLTRAGLMLKQVQENWAAPDRDEKLLEAIKFNQKVWSFFQAELSDPENPLPTALKQDILNLSLFIDKRLFEVMADPDKDKLTIVVDIDFNIAAGLRTKAE
- a CDS encoding tetratricopeptide repeat protein: MAFDFSDNVQKMFSALTSAADLRTNVANTLLSSGINLMQSQKYSEAASAFRQAAAMQPDLTEAYTYQGDAYARLGKRKEAIDAYKMSLKVDKTQDTVYTTLAGVYIDNGQKSEAEKVLKDGIKQNNQNTLAYYMLGQLQAQNGDYTSAEANFRQVIKLEPKDGNGYYALGMALNGQEKYDEAVEALQKATDLKADFSPALLELGRAYAGLGEKDKAQEIVDTLTEIATSDSLLSAEELAAEIKQPKISYYNSTKSSLKLDLSAVNLVALSSAFMEPSATKDFTVKFAFDSEMDISSVVDPLNWRISKASGGTTGLYNNGLYSARDTSVPYLPKSVSYDPTTRQATLTFTLRQKADTNGGTFDPITEGGILDPSHLVFKFLGKDANGKSMDPTADQYEAWKGEVF